The genome window CGAGTCCGAGGGCTCGCTCGCACCGTCGGGCAGTCCGAGGCGCATCGACATCGAGGGGATCGCGACGATCAGCAGGGCGATCACGCTGACGAGCACGGTGACGATCGCGCGCAGCGTCGACATGCGCTTCACCGGCTTGCCCGCGGCGTGGTGCTGACCGATCGTGGCACGGGCCTTGCCGCTGAGCAGGCGGGTGCCGACGAGTCCGAGGATCGCGGGAGCGAGCGTGATCGCGACGAGCACGGCGACGGCGACACAGACGGCACCGACGGTGCCCATGAGTCCGAGGAACGGCACGCCTGTCACGTTGAGAGCGAGCAGCGCCACGATCACCGTGGTTCCGGCGAACACGACGGCTGTGCCCGAGGTGCCCGTCGCGAGCCCGATGGATTCGCGAACCGGAACACCGTTGAGCAGCTGCTTGCGGTGTCGGTTGACGATGAAGAGCGAGTAGTCGATGCCGACCGCGAGGCCCAGCATGACACCGAGCACCGGGGTGACGGATGCCATGTCGACGACGCCCGAGAAGGCGAGGGATGCCGTCACGCCGACACCCACGCCGACGACGGCCGTCACGATCGGCAGCGCGGCACCGATGAGCGACCCGAGCATGACGATCAGGACGATCGCGGCGAACGCGAGGCCGATCGCCTCTCCGACGCCGAAGATCTCGGGCACACCCTGCGCGATGTCGGTGCCGAAGTCGACCTCGACGCCATCGATGGGGGAGGACTCGAAGTGCTCGATCGTGCCTTCCTTGACCGCTTCGGAGAGCTCGAGGCGGGGGTCTTCGAACGAGACGTTGACGATCGCGGTCGAGCCGTCGTCGGACACGACGCCGATGCCGTCGGTGAGGTCGAGGAGCGTGGATCCGAGGTCGACCTTCTCGGCGTTGGCGTCGAGCTCGTCGCGCGACTCGTCGATCGTCTTCTGCTGGGCGTCGAGTTCGGCGAGCTGGGCGTTGAGCGCGGCGATCTGCGCGTCGAGTTCGGCGAGCTGGGCCGCGGGAGCTCCGCCCGCCTCGGCCTGTGTCCGAGCGGTGGTGAGCTGTTCCAGACCCGCATCGAGCTGGGTGCGTCCGTCGTCGAGCTGTGTCTGACCGGCATCCAGCTGGGCGCGGCCTCCTTCGATCTGGTCCTTGCCGTCGGCGAGGTCCTGCGCCTGCACGGCCTGCTGCTGCTGCGCGTCGAACGGGTCGATGACCGAGGCGACGCCGTCGAGGTCTTCGGCACTCTTCGCGAGTGCGGAGATGCCCTGCTTCTGCTGCTCGGTGAAAGCCGAGCCGTCGGTCGTCCGATAGACCACGGTTCCCGTGCCGCCGGCGGTGTCCGGCAGCTTCTCGGCGAGCTGGTCGGTCACGGCACCCGAGGCGGTGCCGGGGATGTCGAAGCTGTTGCTCAGCGTGCCGCCGAGCGTGAGGAACGCGCCGATGCCGAGTCCGAGGATCACGACCCACGAGACGATCACCGTCCACGCCTTGCGCGCAGCGAGAGAACCCAGACGGTAGAGCAGTGAGGCCAAAACGATCTCCTTCAGACGGATAGATCATACGGTGCGTATCGTCTAGGGTTCTGTGGTTATCCTGAACGTGTGGTGAACGAGCATCGAAGCGGGCCTGTGCGCAGCACTGCTGCCCGGGAGGCGATCCTCGACGCCACCTCCCGCCTGTTCCACAATCAGGGCTACGACCGTCTGACGATCGAGGGGATCGCGAAAGAGGCCGGCGTCGGCAAGCAGACCATCTATCGGTGGTGGCCCTCGCGGGGAGCGTTGATCGGCGAGTGCCTCGCCGAGGGGCGCCTGATTCCGGTCGACTTCGTCGTGCCCGACACCGGAGACCTCGCCGCCGACGTCGAGACCTGGCTGCGCAGCGTGCTCTCGATCCTCGAGGCTCCCGAGGGCGGAGCGCTGCTGCGCTCGCTCGTCGCCGCTGCCACCGAGGATGCCGGCGTCGGCGCTCACCTCGGTGACAGCCTCGGCGTGGAGAAGTACCTCACCGAGCGCATCCGCGGGGGTATCCGCGACGGACAGCTCGCCGAAGACGCCCCTGTCGAGCAGCTCGGGAGAGCGATCCTCGGGGCGATCATCGTCGAGTCGCTGGGGCGCGAGCACCACGACCCGGAGTCGATCGTGCAGCTGACCCGCTTCTTCTTCTCGCGCTAGCAGCAGGCGGCGGCACACGCACAGGCACAGCCGCGGTCACCAGCGCCGGGGTGGTCATCGCGCCGAGACCGCTCTGCCGCCGCCGGTCTGCGCCTCCAGGCCCGAGCGGTGACCGTGCGCGAAGGAGCCGGGATCCGCGCCGCGCCGCCGTCGGGAATGCTTCGTCGTCATCTCGTCGACCGCGGCATCCACTCGGCTGCGCCGCGAGGTGAGCACGAGTTCGGTGCCCGTGCCGCTCTCTTCGACAGCGGCGCGGCGACCCTCTTCGATCCGATCCATGGCACCGACGGCGAAGCCCCGGATGAAGCCGCTGCGCGCTCGACGTTTCACCCCGTCGCGATGACCGATGTACAGATCTCGATGCTCGAGCCACCAGCTGCGCATCGCGACCATCGCCTGCACCTCCAGGCTGGCTGTCAGCGTCTGGACCTGCGTCACGTCGGACGCGTGCCCGACCAGGAGCAGGCCCGTGATCGGCGGATACTCGGCGAGCAGCGGACGCACGACGCCGAGCGCCCTGGCCACGCCGATGCCGATCTCGCGGAGATCTTTCGCATAGACGCCGCGGAACAGCATCCGCTCGGTGACGATCTGCTCTCGAGTCTGCCCCAGCCGGCCTCGTCGTTCATCGATCTGCGCCTGCTCGATGCCGTACTTCACGATGAGTCGTTCGGCGTGCTCGGTCAGAGCCTCGGCCTCTTCGGGCGTCGTGCTCTCGGCTTTGGCGAGCAGTTTCGCGATGAGGTCGAGTTTGGCTTCGGTCATGGCATCCCCCTTGGATCTGTGATGCCTCGAATCCTTCGCGGGGGTGCCTACATTCAGAGGCAGGACTCCGGGGCGTGTGAAGAAACCCAGATCAGGGATGCCGGTGCAGAAGCGGTTGCCGGTGCACGACCGAGCACAGTTTCGGACCGGACCGCCGACCCGCCGCGGGAAGGGTCGGGGTCGCCGGCGTGTCGGCCGTCGACTCCGAAGTTGTGACCGAGCCCGGGCCGGGGCCACGTACTCCGGACGACCTCAGCCGAGGATCAGCGTGATGACGGTCGCGCCGCCGCCACCGAGGATCAGAGCGACGATCACCGTCCACGCGACGATGCGGATGCGACGGTTGCGCTTCTCGCCCAGGTCGCCGTAGTCGTCGTCGGGCCGGCTGAGTTCGTTCATCGTCTCGTCTCGCTTCGCTCGCTCAACGACCGGTCAGCTGACCGGCTCCGCGACCGTCGGCCCGAATGCTGCCGGCAGGGTGGCCTGAGAGCGCTCGCGGATCTCGGCGATCGGAACGGTGAAGACGTCCTGCACCTCGAGCTTCGCGCCCTCGGAGTCGGTCACGCCGATGCGCATCACGGGGTAGTCGCGGCCTTCGCAGAGTCCGCGGAACTTCACGTCGTCCTCACGGGGGACCGTCACGATGACGCGACCGGTCGACTCGGAGAACAGTGCGGATGCCGCATCCACTCCGTCGCGCTCGATGATCTCGTTGAGCCAGACGCGGGCGCCGACGCCGAAGCGCGAGACGCCCTCGGCGAGGGCCTGCGCGAGGCCACCCTCCGACACGTCGTGCGCCGACGAGATCAGCCACTCGTCGCGTGCCGCACCGAGCAGACCTGCGAGGCGCTTCTCGCCCGCGAGGTCGACCTTCGGGGGCAGTCCGCCGAGGTGCTGGTGCACGGTCTCGGCCCACGCAGAACCGGACAGCTCGGTCGAGGTCGTGCCGAGCAGGTAGATGTTCTGGCCCTCGTCCTGCCATCCCGAGGGGATGCGGCGCGAGACGTCGTCGATGATGCCCAGCACGCCGACGAGCGGGGTCGGGTGGATCGGCACGTCGCCGGTCTGGTTGTAGAACGAGACGTTGCCGCCGGTGACCGGGGTGCCGAGCTCGTAGCATCCATCGGCGAGACCGTCGACGGTCTGCCCGAACTGCCACATGACCTCGGGGTTCTCGGGAGAGCCGAAGTTCAGGCAGTCGGTGATCGCGGTGGGAACCGCTCCGGTGACGGCGACGTTGCGGTACGCCTCGGCCAGGGCCAGCTGCGCACCCGCATACGGGTCGAGCTGGCAGTAGCGGCCGTTCGCGTCGGTCGAGATCGCGAAGCCGAGACCCGACTCCTCGTCGACGCGGATCATGCCGGCGTCATCGGGGAACGAGAGGGCCGTGTTGCCGAGCACGTAGTAGTCGTACTGGTTGGTGATCCAGCGGGTGTCGGCCAGGTTCGGCGAGGCGACCAGGTCGAGGAACTGCTCGCGCAGCACCTCGGGGTCGTTCGAGCGGGGCAGGTTCTCGGCGGCATCCGCCTGCAGTGCGTCGATCCACGTCGGGTAGGCGACCGGGCGGTCGTAGACCGGGCCGTCGACCGCGACGGTCGAGGGGTCGACGTCGACGATGCGCTCGCCCTGCCAGTCGATGATGAGGCGGCCGTCTCCGGTGACCTCGCCCAGCACCGACGTCTCGACGTCCCACTTCTGCACGACCGCGAGGAACGCGTCGAGCTTCTCGGGGGCGACGATCGCCATCATGCGCTCCTGCGACTCCGACATGAGGATCTCCTCAGCCGTGAGCGAGGGGTCGCGCAGCAGGACGTTGTCGAGCGAGACCTTCATGCCGCTGTTGCCGTTGGCCGCGAGCTCGCTGGTCGCGCACGAGATTCCCGCGGCGCCCAGGTCTTGGATCGCCTCGACGAGCTCGTCGCGGTACAGCTCGAGGCAGCACTCGATGAGCACCTTCTCGGCGAACGGGTCGCCCACCTGCACCGCGGGGCGCTTGGTGGGTCCGGTGCTGTCGAACGAATCGGATGCCAGGATGCTGGCGCCGCCGATGCCGTCGCCACCCGTGCGGGCACCGAACAGCACGACCTTGTTGCCGACGCCGGTGGCGTTCGCGAGCTTGAGGTCTTCGTGGCGGAGCACGCCGACCGCGAGCGCGTTGACGAGCGGGTTGGCCTGGTAGACGGAGTCGAAGACCGTCTCGCCGCCGATGTTGGGAAGGCCCAGGCAGTTGCCGTAGAAGCTGATGCCGCTGGTCACGCCGTGCACGACGCGGGCCGTGTCGGGGTGGTCGATCGCGCCGAAGCGCAGGGCGTCCATGACCGCGACCGGGCGTGCGCCCATCGAGATGATGTCGCGGACGATGCCGCCGACGCCGGTCGCTGCACCCTGGAACGGCTCGATGAACGACGGGTGGTTGTGCGACTCGGCCTTGAAGGTGACGGCCCAGCCCTCGCCGACGTCGATGACGCCCGCGTTCTGGCCCATGCCCACCATCAGGCGTTCCTTCATCTCGTCGGAGACCTTCTGGCCGAAGCGGCGCAGGTAGTTCTTCGACGACTTGTACGAGCAGTGCTCCGACCACATCACGGAGTACATGGCCAGCTCGCCGGAGGTCGGGCGGCGGCCCAGAATCTCCTTGATGCGGGCGTACTCGTCGTCCTTGAGGCCCAGCGCTGCGTACGGCTGCTCCTTCTCCGGAGTCGCGGTGGCGTTCTCGACGGAGTCGGGGACGTGCTTGTGGGCAGGTGCAGGGGCGGTGGTCACGCGCACTCCTAGATGAGGGGCCGGCGGGGCATGGCCAGTCTACCGGGGGATGCCGTGGCCATCGGCCCGGGCGGATAGCGGCGTCTACGTCAGGAGCGGCCCGAGCTCCCGTGCAGCCGCGATGACGGAGACGGCGATCGAATCGGACTCGTCGATGTATCGGCGCGGACCCGAGTAGGACAGTGCTCCGGCAAGCGCACCGGAGGCGTCGGTGATCGGCGCGACCAGACACCCCCGCTGGCCGTCGCGAGTGCGGATCACGCCCTGCTCGCGGAGCTCGGTGACGAGGTCGTCGGCGACGTGCTCCCCGCGGACGACTTCTCCTCGCACGACGAGTGGCAGCAGACCCAGCGCGTATCGGGTGGGCTCGTGCTGCAGGCCCAGCCGGTTCGAGAGGGGAAAGTCGGGGTCCTCATCGGCGATGACGACTCTGCCGTCGCGGTAGAGGACGAGGTGGATGCCGCCCCGCGCGCTCGCCCTGGTGCGCTCGAGGACGTCGCGTGCGGCACGGGGGACGCGCTCGACGGCGATGCTGCCGGCCAGCAACGCCACTTTCGTGCCCAGGGCGAAACCGGTGAGATCCGGCGTCCGGACGAGGTATTCGTCCTGCACCAGCAGATTGAGCAGGCGATAGGTCGTCGCGCGCGGCATCCCCAGATGCTCGGCGAGTTGCCGCGCAGTGACACCGGCTCCCATCGCCGCGACGGCTTCGAGCATCGACAGCGCACTGTGGATGGCGGTGGGCTGGCGGGCCGAGATCGATACCCCGTCACCGCCCGTCATCCGTCGGCGTCCCCCGGTTCGCCCCCGTTTGCGCTGCTGCTGCCGTCGCCCGCGCTGCCGCTGCGGGCCACGCCGCCGAGGACGTGAGCGGCGACCGGCTCGTCGTAGCGCCCGAGCTCACCCATGGGCGAGCGCCGCCGCCACCGGATCAGTGCCGCCGCGATGACGGCGATGCCGACGGTGAGCCAGACTCCTGGATTCCCCGCCGTGGCCTCCGCGGCGAGATAGACGGTCAGGCATCCCGTCAGTGCCGCCGCCGCGCTGACGGCCACGATCACGGATCCGGCGGTGACCTCCCCGATGCGACGCAGGAACAGTGGCGCGGCGATGCAGACCAGCACGTAAGCGACGATGTAGCCCGAGGCCGAGATCAGCAGGACGGCCTTCATCGCGTCCCATGGCGACACTCCGGCCGCGACGACCGCGATCGGGACCAGGGTGATCGGCGGGGCTGCGACGGCGATCGCGCCGACCGGAGTGCGGTGACGGCGGTGAGTGCGTCCCAGCTCGGTCGGGGCCACGCCGTCGCGGGCGAGTGCGAACACAATGCGGGTGAGGGCGGTCGTCGATGCGATGGCGCAGGCCAGGCCCGAGGTGGCGATGCCGACGTCCGCGACGGCGGCCCAGGCGGAGAGACCGAAACGCGACGCCAGCTCATCGAGGAGCGCGACCGATGTCGTCCCCCCGATCGCGTCTGCCCCGGCGATCTGCGTGTAGCCGGCTATGAGGTAGAAGACGCCGGCCACGCCGACGCTCCACACGATGGCGCGGGGGATGTTCTTCAGGGGCGAGCGCGCTTCGACGCCGAGCGTCGCCGAGCTCTCGAAACCGACGAACGCGGTGATCGCGAGCACTGCGCCCCCGGCGACGCCCGCCACCGATACGTCGTCGGGCGAGAAGATCGCCGCGGGATGGATCGGTCCGATCTGCACGAGGAGCACGATCAGAAGGAGCAGGATCAGCGCGACGCTGACGAGTTCGACGACGAGAGCCACCCGGGATGAGAGACGGATGCCACGCACGAGGACGATCGCGAGCACCGCTGCCTCGATGACCAGAGCGCCGAGAGCGATCGGGGTCGCGGGGAGCTGCGGCCACAGCCTGGTCACGAGCATCGTCGCGTAGTGCGCACCGCCCAGGAGCGCGAAGACCGAGATGAAGGCGTACCCGACGACGATCGCCGCGCCTGTCGCGAGCCCGGCGGTCGTGCCGAGCCCCCGGGCGGCATAGGTGTAGAGCGAGCCGCTGGCGGCGAACCGCCGCGTGAACTGGTTGATCGTCCGAGCGACCAGGAACGTGATGATCGTCGCGAGGGCCATCACGAGAACTGTCGCTCCGCCGGCCAGATCCGCGACCATCAGCACGGCCATGGCCGACGCCGCAGCCGGGGCGATGGCGGCGACCGACTGCGCGAGGACGTCGGCGAAACCCACGGTGTGCCTGTCGAGTCCGTGCAGCGGTGAGCGGGCGGCGAACGATCGAACGGTCTCCGGGCGTTCGATCGCCTCTTCGAGTGCAGACATGGGGCCTCCGCCTGTTGCGCGATGAACGCTGCTGCGCGATGGGAAAAGGCTAAGAGCGATCGGTTGCAGGGACGCTTCAGTCGTGTTTCGCGCAGATCTCGCCCGAATGAGACAGCCCGCATTCGAGTGTCCCGTTCGCGGCGACCGCAGACGTCACTCCGCCGAGACGGGCGGGAAATCCCGCCGCGGCAGGGTGGGGGAACCGCTCCACTCCGCTTCTCTCAGAAGGGTTTGCACATGGTCCAGATTCAGCCCAGCGCCACCGAGACCTCCCCGAAGAAGGTCCTGTCGGGATCGCTCGGTGCGACGGCGATCGTCTTCATGGTCGTCGCCGCCGCCTCGCCCCTGACTGTCATCGGCGGGTCGGCCCCGCTCGGCATCCTGCTCGGCAACGGGTCGGGGTTCCCGGCGCTGTATGCGATCAGCGCCGTCGTTCTCGTGCTCTTCGCCGTCGGCGTCTCCGCGATGGCCAAGCACGTCCCCAACCCCGGGGCGTTCTTCACCTACGTCGGATACGGCCTCGGACGCTCGACCGGTCTCGCGTCCGCCTGGATCGCGATGCTCACGTATACGACGATCCAGGTGTCCGTGTACGGGTACATGGGCTACGTGCTGAGCTTCACCTTCGAAGGGTTCGGCATCACGCTCCCGTGGTGGCTGTACTCGATCGCCGTCGTCGCGCTCGTCGGGTTCCTCGGCTATCGCCACATCGATCTCTCCAGCAAAGTGCTCGGCGTCCTGCTCTGCGCCGAGGTCGGAATCGTCCTCCTTCTCGTCGCGGCGGTCGTGATCTCCGGCGGCCCCGAAGGGTTGAGCCTGGCACCGTTCGAGCCGAAGAACGTCGCGAGCGGTTCCCCCGGCGTCGGCCTCATGATGGCGATCGCCGCCTTCATCGGATTCGAGGCGACCGCGGTCTTCCGCAGCGAGGCGCGCGATCCCGACCGCACGATCCCCCGCGCCACCTATATGGCCGTGATCGGCGTCGGTGTGTTCTACACCCTCGCCTCCTGGGGCCTCGTCATGGCATGGGGGCCCTCGAACATCCTGGAGGAGGCCGCGGCCGACCCGGGAACGCTCATCCTCCGCACGATGTCGGCGTACCTCGGCGCCACCGGCGAGATCATCACGAACATCCTCCTCATCACCGCGATGTTCGCCTGCGTGCTGTCGTTCCACAACGTCGTCGCCCGTTACCAGTACTCCATGGCAGGCGCCGGCGTGCTGCCCGACCGGGTGGGCGCCGTGCACCCCCGGCACATGTCCCCGCACGTGTCCTCGCTCGTGCAGAGCATCACCGCGATCGTCCTCGTCGCGCTGTTCGCCGTTCTGCAGCTCGACCCGGTGCTGCAGGTGTTCACCTGGTTCGCCGGGGTCGC of Microbacterium sp. LWH13-1.2 contains these proteins:
- a CDS encoding MMPL family transporter; the encoded protein is MASLLYRLGSLAARKAWTVIVSWVVILGLGIGAFLTLGGTLSNSFDIPGTASGAVTDQLAEKLPDTAGGTGTVVYRTTDGSAFTEQQKQGISALAKSAEDLDGVASVIDPFDAQQQQAVQAQDLADGKDQIEGGRAQLDAGQTQLDDGRTQLDAGLEQLTTARTQAEAGGAPAAQLAELDAQIAALNAQLAELDAQQKTIDESRDELDANAEKVDLGSTLLDLTDGIGVVSDDGSTAIVNVSFEDPRLELSEAVKEGTIEHFESSPIDGVEVDFGTDIAQGVPEIFGVGEAIGLAFAAIVLIVMLGSLIGAALPIVTAVVGVGVGVTASLAFSGVVDMASVTPVLGVMLGLAVGIDYSLFIVNRHRKQLLNGVPVRESIGLATGTSGTAVVFAGTTVIVALLALNVTGVPFLGLMGTVGAVCVAVAVLVAITLAPAILGLVGTRLLSGKARATIGQHHAAGKPVKRMSTLRAIVTVLVSVIALLIVAIPSMSMRLGLPDGASEPSDSTSYRAFHIVDEQFGEGANGPLLVTATLDDAVSDDDLLATQVEVAQKIADQDDVVAVAPIATSDDNTLLAFQVLPAEGPNSASTEKLVQDIRALPQLDGGITLGVAGQAATNIDISEALAGVLPLYLVVVVGLSLLIMIVVFRSLLVPIIATGGFVLSLFATYGLIVAVFQWGWGADLIGLDSPGPILSFLPVILVGILFGLAMDYQLFLASGMREAYVHGASARDAVAQGFRAGRSVVIAAALIMVSVFGGFIFSESTIIRSIGFGLAFGVLLDAFVVRMLLMPALMHLLGRSAWWLPRWLDRILPNVDMEGAALERDHPGVRTDTVQVVPSSGTTEAR
- a CDS encoding TetR/AcrR family transcriptional regulator; the protein is MNEHRSGPVRSTAAREAILDATSRLFHNQGYDRLTIEGIAKEAGVGKQTIYRWWPSRGALIGECLAEGRLIPVDFVVPDTGDLAADVETWLRSVLSILEAPEGGALLRSLVAAATEDAGVGAHLGDSLGVEKYLTERIRGGIRDGQLAEDAPVEQLGRAILGAIIVESLGREHHDPESIVQLTRFFFSR
- a CDS encoding DUF2786 domain-containing protein; translated protein: MTEAKLDLIAKLLAKAESTTPEEAEALTEHAERLIVKYGIEQAQIDERRGRLGQTREQIVTERMLFRGVYAKDLREIGIGVARALGVVRPLLAEYPPITGLLLVGHASDVTQVQTLTASLEVQAMVAMRSWWLEHRDLYIGHRDGVKRRARSGFIRGFAVGAMDRIEEGRRAAVEESGTGTELVLTSRRSRVDAAVDEMTTKHSRRRRGADPGSFAHGHRSGLEAQTGGGRAVSAR
- the purL gene encoding phosphoribosylformylglycinamidine synthase subunit PurL, translated to MTTAPAPAHKHVPDSVENATATPEKEQPYAALGLKDDEYARIKEILGRRPTSGELAMYSVMWSEHCSYKSSKNYLRRFGQKVSDEMKERLMVGMGQNAGVIDVGEGWAVTFKAESHNHPSFIEPFQGAATGVGGIVRDIISMGARPVAVMDALRFGAIDHPDTARVVHGVTSGISFYGNCLGLPNIGGETVFDSVYQANPLVNALAVGVLRHEDLKLANATGVGNKVVLFGARTGGDGIGGASILASDSFDSTGPTKRPAVQVGDPFAEKVLIECCLELYRDELVEAIQDLGAAGISCATSELAANGNSGMKVSLDNVLLRDPSLTAEEILMSESQERMMAIVAPEKLDAFLAVVQKWDVETSVLGEVTGDGRLIIDWQGERIVDVDPSTVAVDGPVYDRPVAYPTWIDALQADAAENLPRSNDPEVLREQFLDLVASPNLADTRWITNQYDYYVLGNTALSFPDDAGMIRVDEESGLGFAISTDANGRYCQLDPYAGAQLALAEAYRNVAVTGAVPTAITDCLNFGSPENPEVMWQFGQTVDGLADGCYELGTPVTGGNVSFYNQTGDVPIHPTPLVGVLGIIDDVSRRIPSGWQDEGQNIYLLGTTSTELSGSAWAETVHQHLGGLPPKVDLAGEKRLAGLLGAARDEWLISSAHDVSEGGLAQALAEGVSRFGVGARVWLNEIIERDGVDAASALFSESTGRVIVTVPREDDVKFRGLCEGRDYPVMRIGVTDSEGAKLEVQDVFTVPIAEIRERSQATLPAAFGPTVAEPVS
- a CDS encoding helix-turn-helix domain-containing protein, translated to MTGGDGVSISARQPTAIHSALSMLEAVAAMGAGVTARQLAEHLGMPRATTYRLLNLLVQDEYLVRTPDLTGFALGTKVALLAGSIAVERVPRAARDVLERTRASARGGIHLVLYRDGRVVIADEDPDFPLSNRLGLQHEPTRYALGLLPLVVRGEVVRGEHVADDLVTELREQGVIRTRDGQRGCLVAPITDASGALAGALSYSGPRRYIDESDSIAVSVIAAARELGPLLT
- a CDS encoding APC family permease, translated to MSALEEAIERPETVRSFAARSPLHGLDRHTVGFADVLAQSVAAIAPAAASAMAVLMVADLAGGATVLVMALATIITFLVARTINQFTRRFAASGSLYTYAARGLGTTAGLATGAAIVVGYAFISVFALLGGAHYATMLVTRLWPQLPATPIALGALVIEAAVLAIVLVRGIRLSSRVALVVELVSVALILLLLIVLLVQIGPIHPAAIFSPDDVSVAGVAGGAVLAITAFVGFESSATLGVEARSPLKNIPRAIVWSVGVAGVFYLIAGYTQIAGADAIGGTTSVALLDELASRFGLSAWAAVADVGIATSGLACAIASTTALTRIVFALARDGVAPTELGRTHRRHRTPVGAIAVAAPPITLVPIAVVAAGVSPWDAMKAVLLISASGYIVAYVLVCIAAPLFLRRIGEVTAGSVIVAVSAAAALTGCLTVYLAAEATAGNPGVWLTVGIAVIAAALIRWRRRSPMGELGRYDEPVAAHVLGGVARSGSAGDGSSSANGGEPGDADG
- a CDS encoding APC family permease, which produces MVQIQPSATETSPKKVLSGSLGATAIVFMVVAAASPLTVIGGSAPLGILLGNGSGFPALYAISAVVLVLFAVGVSAMAKHVPNPGAFFTYVGYGLGRSTGLASAWIAMLTYTTIQVSVYGYMGYVLSFTFEGFGITLPWWLYSIAVVALVGFLGYRHIDLSSKVLGVLLCAEVGIVLLLVAAVVISGGPEGLSLAPFEPKNVASGSPGVGLMMAIAAFIGFEATAVFRSEARDPDRTIPRATYMAVIGVGVFYTLASWGLVMAWGPSNILEEAAADPGTLILRTMSAYLGATGEIITNILLITAMFACVLSFHNVVARYQYSMAGAGVLPDRVGAVHPRHMSPHVSSLVQSITAIVLVALFAVLQLDPVLQVFTWFAGVATVAIALLMAVTSIAVIVYFARTRKDRRIWNTVIAPVLGFIGLVLSVVMIVVYFPIMVGDTDATGAPVFGAVSWSLLGLVIVFPLIGYAQAAWIRARRPAAYVKLTDAIAG